From Spirochaetales bacterium, one genomic window encodes:
- a CDS encoding glycosyl hydrolase 115 family protein: protein MMAKNDKKNEYITFTHEKGAGAFVLSDEGLSAPLYIDTGDFTGVKKAFKQCAVDIGRVTGTEPDLVFDTVPRAREIVCAGTIGKSSLIDGLAEKKKIASGMIEGRWESFIIQTVETPFPGVERALVIAGSDQRGTIFGIYDLCLRIGVSPWYFWADVPITKRRALYVLPGCYTEGEPAVRYRGIFINDEYPALTKWANENFGGFTHRFYEKVFELILRLKGNFLWPAMWGHAFYDDDPANPKTAFEYGIVIGTSHHEPMMRAHSEWQMYGDGPWNYEKNEDILKKFWETGVKRISGYESIITVGMRGDGDEPMSKEANISLLEKIVNDQRCIISESTGRESGNLPQLWAIYKEVQEYYEKGMKIPDDVTMMFCDDNWGNIRKLPLKGEQPRSGGYGMYYHFDYVGAPRNYKWVNTSQITRTWEQMNLAYKYGVDRIWIVNVGDIKPMEFPAHFFLDHAWYADRWSVCDLNDYTRRWASRQFGEEYASEIADIISRYTMYNSRRKPELLSPHVYSLVNYREAETVLADYNECRQASERIYRRLPAEYKDAYYQLVHYMVSACANLNELYVAVAKNRLYARQGRASANDMADLARKLFSKDAEYTSYYNHDLSGGKWNHIMDQTHIGYISWQQPEINRLPDVKEITLPDVADMGVAIEGSEEWWPASGCDAVLPEFDSYKRQVYYIEIFNRGKKPFRFSVETDRNWLHAKPDKGVIETEQRVRIWCDWNAVPAGKHRAHLHVTGTGKKPVAVSAAVDKPGSQGEEAVKGFIEGNGYVSLEAEHYSRAVDTDEITWKCIPSLGRTRSAMTTFPVTMSVQRPGGESPRLEYRIYVRNPGDVAVRVYLSPTLDCLNTGGLCYAVSFDSATPQIVNIHEHFSYKAWLRMVSDNINVTCSRHRIEEAGGHVLKFWMVHPGIVLQKLVVETKTISPSYLGPPESCFRE from the coding sequence ATGATGGCGAAAAACGATAAGAAAAATGAATATATCACTTTTACGCATGAAAAGGGGGCGGGGGCATTCGTTCTTTCGGATGAGGGGCTGTCTGCACCGTTATACATCGATACCGGTGACTTTACGGGAGTGAAAAAGGCGTTCAAACAATGTGCCGTCGATATCGGGCGTGTAACGGGTACGGAACCGGACCTCGTTTTCGATACGGTTCCCCGGGCCAGGGAGATCGTTTGTGCGGGAACAATCGGTAAAAGCTCTTTGATTGACGGGCTTGCGGAAAAAAAGAAGATCGCATCCGGGATGATTGAAGGAAGGTGGGAGTCATTCATCATTCAAACGGTCGAAACCCCGTTTCCGGGTGTCGAACGCGCCCTGGTAATCGCCGGAAGCGACCAGCGGGGTACGATATTCGGAATATACGACCTCTGCCTCCGGATCGGTGTTTCCCCATGGTATTTCTGGGCCGATGTACCGATAACAAAACGCAGGGCGCTTTATGTCCTGCCCGGTTGTTATACGGAAGGCGAACCGGCCGTCAGGTACCGAGGTATTTTCATCAACGACGAATACCCGGCCCTCACCAAATGGGCCAATGAAAACTTCGGGGGCTTTACTCATCGCTTTTATGAAAAGGTCTTCGAACTGATTCTCCGCCTGAAAGGGAATTTCCTCTGGCCCGCGATGTGGGGTCATGCCTTTTATGACGACGATCCGGCCAATCCGAAGACCGCCTTCGAATATGGGATCGTTATCGGAACGTCTCATCATGAACCGATGATGCGTGCCCACAGCGAATGGCAGATGTATGGGGACGGGCCGTGGAATTACGAGAAAAACGAGGATATCCTGAAAAAGTTCTGGGAAACCGGCGTTAAGCGGATAAGCGGGTATGAGAGTATTATTACCGTCGGGATGAGGGGGGACGGTGATGAACCGATGTCCAAAGAAGCAAACATATCCCTGCTTGAAAAGATCGTGAACGACCAGCGGTGCATTATCTCCGAGTCGACCGGCAGGGAATCCGGCAATCTGCCGCAACTCTGGGCAATCTACAAAGAAGTTCAGGAGTACTATGAAAAGGGGATGAAAATACCGGATGACGTGACCATGATGTTCTGCGACGACAACTGGGGGAATATACGAAAGTTGCCCCTGAAGGGGGAACAGCCCCGAAGCGGCGGATACGGTATGTATTACCATTTCGATTATGTGGGCGCGCCGAGAAATTACAAATGGGTCAATACGTCCCAGATAACGAGAACATGGGAACAGATGAATCTCGCCTACAAATACGGTGTGGACCGGATCTGGATCGTCAATGTAGGGGACATTAAACCGATGGAGTTTCCCGCACACTTTTTTCTCGACCACGCGTGGTATGCCGATCGATGGTCCGTCTGTGACCTGAACGATTACACCCGCCGGTGGGCCAGCCGGCAGTTCGGGGAGGAATACGCATCGGAAATTGCCGATATTATTTCCCGTTATACCATGTATAACAGCCGCCGCAAGCCGGAGCTTCTCTCGCCGCATGTCTACAGCCTTGTCAATTACCGTGAGGCCGAAACCGTGCTTGCCGATTACAATGAATGCAGGCAAGCGAGCGAACGGATCTATCGCAGGCTTCCCGCAGAATACAAGGACGCCTATTATCAACTTGTCCACTATATGGTATCGGCCTGTGCCAATCTGAATGAACTATATGTGGCGGTCGCGAAAAACCGTCTCTATGCGAGACAGGGGAGGGCGTCCGCTAACGATATGGCGGACCTCGCGAGGAAATTGTTCAGCAAAGACGCCGAATATACATCATATTACAATCATGATTTGTCGGGGGGCAAATGGAATCATATAATGGATCAGACTCATATCGGGTATATTTCATGGCAACAGCCGGAAATCAATCGCCTGCCCGATGTGAAGGAGATTACGCTCCCCGACGTTGCCGATATGGGGGTCGCTATTGAAGGATCGGAAGAATGGTGGCCGGCATCCGGCTGTGATGCCGTTTTGCCCGAATTCGATTCGTACAAAAGACAGGTTTACTATATCGAGATATTCAACAGGGGGAAAAAACCATTTCGCTTTTCTGTCGAGACCGATAGAAACTGGCTTCACGCAAAGCCGGACAAAGGGGTGATCGAAACCGAACAGCGTGTTCGGATATGGTGTGACTGGAATGCGGTCCCGGCCGGAAAACACCGGGCGCATCTTCATGTCACCGGAACAGGAAAGAAGCCTGTTGCGGTGAGTGCCGCAGTCGATAAACCCGGCAGTCAGGGTGAAGAGGCGGTGAAAGGATTTATCGAGGGAAACGGTTACGTTTCCCTCGAGGCCGAACATTACAGCAGGGCGGTCGACACGGATGAAATCACCTGGAAGTGTATTCCTTCGCTGGGCAGGACACGTTCGGCGATGACGACATTTCCGGTGACCATGTCGGTACAGAGACCGGGCGGGGAGAGTCCCCGGCTTGAATATAGAATATACGTGAGGAATCCCGGCGATGTTGCGGTACGGGTTTATCTTTCGCCGACACTCGACTGCCTCAACACCGGCGGTTTATGTTACGCGGTTTCGTTCGACTCGGCCACCCCGCAGATTGTCAATATCCACGAGCATTTCTCTTATAAAGCATGGTTGAGGATGGTAAGCGACAATATAAATGTGACCTGTTCACGGCACCGGATTGAAGAGGCGGGTGGGCATGTATTGAAGTTCTGGATGGTCCATCCGGGCATCGTCCTTCAAAAGCTCGTCGTTGAAACGAAGACGATCTCACCGAGTTACCTCGGGCCTCCCGAAAGCTGTTTCAGGGAGTAA
- a CDS encoding endo-1,4-beta-xylanase: MLKESIGNHFSIGTSLNKDQFTGKDEKAVKVLKENFNSITAENAMKWMHLQETEGRFTFETADRFVGLGRELGMFIVGHTLVWHNQTPEWVFEDDSGKPADRETLLHRMREHIVTVVGRYKGMVGGWDVVNEAVSADGTLRPSRWLDIIGVDYITKAFEFAHEADPGAELYYNDYSLVDPPKRDGVIRLVGDLLSQGVPIHGVGMQGHWALDFPVRSDYIEASIRGFSDCGVNVMITELDVDVLPYPGADRGADVSLRYDYQSSFDPYPETLPDEIRQRLADRYAGLFRIFKKMSDRIGRVTIWGISDGYSWLNNWPMRGRTNYPLLFDRDYKPKQAFYEVLRSMSA; encoded by the coding sequence ATGTTGAAAGAGAGTATAGGAAATCATTTTAGCATAGGAACCTCACTTAATAAAGATCAATTTACGGGGAAAGATGAAAAAGCGGTAAAAGTTCTGAAAGAAAATTTCAACTCCATCACCGCGGAAAATGCCATGAAATGGATGCACCTTCAGGAAACGGAGGGGAGATTTACTTTCGAGACTGCCGACCGGTTTGTCGGGCTGGGCAGGGAACTCGGCATGTTCATCGTGGGCCATACTCTGGTCTGGCATAACCAGACGCCGGAATGGGTATTCGAGGATGACTCCGGTAAACCCGCCGATCGCGAGACACTGCTTCATCGTATGCGGGAGCATATCGTTACCGTTGTCGGCCGTTATAAAGGAATGGTCGGCGGATGGGATGTCGTCAATGAAGCCGTCAGTGCCGACGGCACGTTGAGGCCCTCGCGATGGCTTGATATTATCGGCGTCGACTATATTACAAAGGCCTTTGAGTTTGCCCATGAGGCGGATCCCGGGGCCGAATTGTATTACAACGATTACTCGCTCGTCGATCCACCCAAAAGGGACGGCGTTATACGGCTTGTCGGCGATCTTCTTTCGCAGGGCGTTCCGATACACGGCGTCGGGATGCAGGGACACTGGGCACTTGATTTTCCGGTGCGATCTGATTATATTGAAGCGAGTATACGGGGTTTTTCGGATTGCGGAGTAAACGTTATGATCACCGAACTCGATGTGGACGTTCTTCCTTATCCCGGGGCAGACAGGGGTGCCGATGTTTCTTTGCGATATGATTACCAATCGTCATTCGATCCGTATCCGGAAACACTGCCGGATGAGATCCGGCAACGCCTGGCGGACCGTTACGCCGGGTTGTTTCGGATTTTCAAAAAAATGAGCGACAGGATAGGCAGAGTGACGATATGGGGAATCAGTGACGGGTATTCGTGGCTGAACAACTGGCCTATGCGCGGCAGGACCAATTATCCGTTATTATTCGACCGTGACTATAAACCAAAGCAGGCGTTCTATGAGGTGCTTAGAAGTATGTCGGCGTGA